One window of the Zea mays cultivar B73 chromosome 3, Zm-B73-REFERENCE-NAM-5.0, whole genome shotgun sequence genome contains the following:
- the LOC100282957 gene encoding heat- and acid-stable phosphoprotein — protein sequence MGRGKFKGKPTGRRNFSTPEEIAAGTSGRPRTFKKKEEEEEEEEEREESEEEESEDESDDKPKHKGTEGIIQIENPNLVKVKNIKAKEVDLGKTTELSRREREELEKQKAHERYMKLQEQGKTEQARKDLERLALIRQQRADAAKKRDEEKAAKEQRKSEARK from the exons ATGGGGAGGGGAAAGTTCAAGGGAAAGCCCACCGGCCGCCGCAACTTCTCCACACCGGAGGAGATCG CTGCTGGTACTTCAGGTCGCCCTCGCACCTTTAAGAAG aaggaggaagaggaagaggaggaagaagaaagagaAGAGTCAGAGGAGGAAGAATCTGAAGACGAGTCTGATGACAAACCT AAACATAAAGGTACTGAGGGTATTATTCAGATTGAAAATCCGAACTTAGTAAAAGTGAAGAATATAAAGGCCAAGGAAGTTGAT CTTGGAAAGACAACTGAACTCTCAAGGCGTGAAAG GGAGGAGCTTGAGAAACAAAAAGCTCATGAACGTTATATGAAACTTCAGGAGCAAGGAAAAACAGAACAAGCACGGAAAGATTTGG AACGTCTTGCTTTAATAAGACAGCAAAGGGCTGATGCTGCAAAGAAACGCGATGAGGAGAAAGCTG CCAAGGAGCAGAGGAAGTCGGAAGCACGGAAGTAA